A region from the uncultured Bacteroides sp. genome encodes:
- a CDS encoding enoyl-ACP reductase — protein MSYNLLKGKKGIIFGALNEQSIAWKVAERAVEEGATITLSNTPIAVRMGEVSALSEKLNCEVIPADATSVEDLENVFKRSTEVLGGQIDFVLHSIGMSPNVRKRRTYDDLDYEMLDKTLDISAVSFHKMIQVAKKQNAIAEYGSILALSYVAAQRTFFGYNDMADAKALLESIARSFGYIYGREHNIRVNTISQSPTMTTAGSGVKGMDKLFDFADRMSPLGNATADECADYCIVMFSDLTRKVTMQNLYHDGGFSSVGMSLRAMSAYEKGIEEFKDESGHFIYG, from the coding sequence ATGAGTTACAATTTGTTGAAAGGAAAAAAAGGAATTATTTTCGGTGCGTTGAATGAACAATCCATCGCTTGGAAAGTAGCCGAAAGGGCTGTTGAAGAAGGTGCAACTATTACATTATCAAATACTCCTATTGCTGTTCGCATGGGAGAAGTTTCAGCTTTATCCGAAAAATTAAACTGCGAAGTTATTCCGGCTGATGCCACTAGTGTTGAAGATTTGGAGAATGTGTTTAAACGTTCCACAGAGGTGCTTGGCGGTCAGATAGATTTTGTGTTACATTCCATCGGAATGTCTCCTAATGTACGTAAAAGACGTACTTATGACGATCTTGATTACGAAATGCTTGATAAGACGCTTGATATTTCTGCCGTGTCATTTCATAAAATGATTCAAGTAGCAAAAAAACAAAATGCGATAGCCGAATATGGTTCTATTCTGGCATTGAGCTATGTTGCTGCCCAACGTACCTTTTTCGGATATAACGATATGGCGGACGCAAAAGCTTTGTTGGAATCAATTGCCCGTAGCTTCGGCTATATTTATGGTCGTGAACATAATATACGTGTGAATACAATTTCTCAATCACCTACAATGACTACCGCCGGGTCAGGGGTGAAAGGAATGGATAAGCTTTTTGATTTTGCCGATCGCATGTCGCCGTTGGGTAATGCTACGGCCGATGAATGTGCTGATTATTGCATCGTTATGTTTTCTGATCTGACCCGTAAGGTTACCATGCAGAATCTATATCACGATGGTGGCTTTTCAAGTGTCGGTATGAGTCTTCGTGCAATGTCGGCTTATGAAAAAGGTATTGAAGAGTTCAAAGACGAAAGCGGACATTTTATTTATGGATAA